Proteins from a single region of Phycisphaeraceae bacterium D3-23:
- a CDS encoding ADP-ribosylglycohydrolase family protein: protein MQLSQHIQGCILGTAVGDAIGLAREGLSRRRGRRMFGESPLRHTFVLARGMCSDDTEHTIMVAQAYISSGSDSTRFARGLAWRMRWWFLRIPAGIGLATLRACLKLWIGFPASRSGVRSAGNGPAMRSALLGVVTETDADLHTWVDTSSQITHTDARALQGARIIAHAAQWAIAGHKDADDLIALRAQLLRLADDAELHQFMTAVFEGITHKQTPEQIADALSLSQGVTGYINHTVPMAICCWLTHRGDGPDAFRHAVESAVALGGDSDTVAAIAGALAGAEFGPDAIPRDWLNGLCEWPATVGWMTRLSDALADCVEGKRITQPPRSHGLLLLIRNVMFTAIVLTHGFRRLLPPY from the coding sequence ATGCAACTTAGCCAACACATACAGGGCTGCATCCTCGGCACCGCGGTGGGAGATGCGATCGGACTGGCACGTGAGGGGCTGAGCCGACGGCGGGGGCGTCGTATGTTCGGAGAATCGCCGCTTAGGCACACGTTTGTACTTGCGCGCGGGATGTGCAGTGACGACACAGAGCACACCATCATGGTCGCGCAGGCTTACATCAGTTCGGGAAGCGATTCGACGCGTTTTGCGCGCGGCCTTGCCTGGCGGATGCGGTGGTGGTTCCTTCGCATCCCCGCAGGGATTGGTCTCGCGACACTGCGGGCGTGCCTGAAGCTCTGGATCGGGTTCCCGGCTAGTCGTAGCGGGGTGCGTAGCGCAGGGAACGGCCCCGCGATGCGCAGCGCATTGCTCGGCGTCGTCACGGAAACAGACGCAGACCTACACACATGGGTCGATACCTCCAGCCAGATCACACACACCGACGCGCGGGCATTGCAGGGCGCACGCATCATCGCCCATGCCGCGCAGTGGGCTATTGCCGGCCACAAAGATGCGGATGATCTCATCGCCCTGCGGGCACAACTCCTCCGGCTCGCGGACGACGCGGAACTGCATCAGTTCATGACGGCGGTCTTTGAAGGGATCACTCACAAGCAGACTCCTGAGCAGATCGCTGACGCGCTCAGTCTTTCACAAGGCGTCACTGGGTACATCAACCACACGGTGCCGATGGCTATCTGTTGCTGGCTGACGCATCGCGGCGACGGGCCCGACGCATTCCGTCATGCGGTCGAGTCGGCGGTTGCCTTGGGCGGCGACAGCGACACCGTCGCCGCAATCGCGGGCGCCTTGGCCGGCGCAGAGTTTGGGCCCGACGCCATCCCCCGCGACTGGCTCAATGGCCTGTGTGAGTGGCCCGCCACCGTCGGCTGGATGACCCGACTCTCCGATGCACTAGCGGACTGCGTTGAAGGTAAGCGCATCACGCAGCCGCCACGATCGCATGGCCTGTTACTACTGATCCGAAACGTCATGTTCACCGCCATTGTCCTAACCCACGGGTTTCGCAGACTTCTCCCGCCTTACTAG
- the pncA gene encoding bifunctional nicotinamidase/pyrazinamidase produces the protein MKALILVDIQNDFVPAAGNRDGRDGALAVPKGHEVIAVANRVMPTYALVVATQDYHPADHLSFASQHPGRSVGDVVDLDGLPQVLWPDHCVQGTAGADLCETLNRSEIDAIVRKGGDRNIDSYSGFFDNAAPDAPLARRRATGLHELLQKRGVTAVDVMGLATDYCVKFTALDAAALGYTTQLLVPGCRGVELKPGDCDRAIDAMRGAGVVIEGNIP, from the coding sequence ATGAAAGCCCTCATCCTTGTCGACATCCAGAACGACTTTGTCCCGGCCGCGGGGAACCGTGATGGCAGGGACGGCGCGCTGGCAGTGCCCAAGGGGCACGAGGTGATCGCCGTGGCGAATCGGGTGATGCCGACGTACGCACTCGTCGTCGCGACGCAGGACTACCACCCGGCCGACCACCTGTCCTTCGCGAGCCAACACCCCGGCCGTTCCGTCGGCGACGTGGTCGACCTCGACGGTCTGCCCCAGGTGCTCTGGCCCGACCACTGCGTGCAGGGCACGGCCGGCGCAGACCTCTGCGAAACACTCAACCGCTCGGAGATCGACGCCATCGTCCGCAAGGGCGGCGACCGCAACATCGACAGCTACAGCGGCTTCTTCGACAACGCGGCGCCGGACGCGCCGCTGGCCCGCCGACGCGCGACGGGGCTGCATGAGTTGTTGCAGAAGCGTGGCGTCACGGCCGTGGATGTGATGGGGCTGGCGACGGACTACTGCGTGAAGTTCACGGCGCTCGACGCGGCGGCGCTGGGCTACACCACCCAACTGCTCGTGCCCGGCTGCCGAGGCGTCGAACTAAAACCCGGCGATTGCGACCGGGCGATCGACGCGATGCGCGGGGCGGGGGTTGTGATCGAAGGCAATATTCCTTGA
- a CDS encoding RNA 2'-phosphotransferase has translation MNENEQKQVSKTLSYVLRHRPDSIGLTLGEGGWVQIDELLNALAHAGKRYTPAMLDRVVAENDKQRFELSEDGQGIRARQGHSVEVDLAYAPVTPPDVLFHGTADRSLESIFAKGLDKGRRHHVHLSTNRETMRAVGMRHGIPVILRVDAAGMYRDGFSFFVSGNSVWLTDHVPRKYLSMDDGH, from the coding sequence ATGAACGAGAACGAACAGAAACAGGTCAGCAAAACGTTGAGCTATGTGCTCCGCCACCGGCCTGATTCGATCGGGCTCACCCTGGGCGAAGGGGGCTGGGTGCAGATCGACGAACTGCTCAACGCGTTGGCCCATGCCGGCAAGCGGTACACGCCAGCCATGTTGGACCGCGTCGTCGCCGAGAACGATAAGCAGCGTTTCGAGCTAAGTGAGGACGGGCAAGGGATCCGGGCCCGGCAGGGGCACTCGGTTGAGGTCGACTTGGCATACGCCCCCGTGACGCCGCCGGACGTGCTTTTCCACGGCACCGCGGACAGATCGCTTGAATCGATCTTCGCAAAAGGTCTGGACAAAGGTCGCCGGCACCACGTCCACCTCTCTACGAACAGGGAGACGATGAGAGCGGTAGGGATGCGGCACGGGATACCTGTGATTTTGAGGGTCGATGCTGCGGGGATGTACCGCGACGGCTTCTCGTTTTTCGTCAGTGGCAATAGCGTCTGGCTCACCGATCATGTGCCCAGAAAGTATTTGTCCATGGACGACGGGCACTGA
- a CDS encoding prepilin-type N-terminal cleavage/methylation domain-containing protein: protein MERTRRHDGFTLIELLVVISIIALLIAILLPALSAARKSARDSQCLSNTRQVSIASTAYATDNKGYAVRVYEGNGYSGVWNTAASPAPWSYKLIKGGYGAVREMLTCPIFDEARAFGPTVEDADLDNDNDVNWYNVDYGINWGYVAGSASNPESGTPTPPVQSARLSQINKPSETLFIADTWFEFLEGSPSQRGQGVIRDFPSTFGSPHARHSNQTAMIGWVDGHAAPFRFESIYVADPGGPYDTENLGSFLDDDSKWDLN from the coding sequence ATGGAACGTACACGCCGGCACGACGGATTTACGCTGATCGAATTGTTGGTCGTTATCTCGATCATCGCGCTGTTGATCGCGATCCTGCTCCCCGCTCTCAGCGCGGCGCGCAAGTCGGCGAGGGACTCGCAGTGCCTGAGCAACACCCGCCAGGTCTCGATCGCATCGACGGCCTACGCGACGGACAACAAGGGCTACGCGGTGCGCGTGTATGAAGGCAACGGGTACAGCGGCGTGTGGAACACCGCCGCATCGCCCGCGCCCTGGTCCTACAAACTCATCAAGGGCGGCTACGGCGCGGTCCGCGAGATGCTCACCTGCCCGATCTTCGACGAGGCACGCGCGTTCGGGCCCACCGTCGAGGACGCGGACCTGGACAACGACAACGATGTCAACTGGTACAACGTCGACTACGGCATCAACTGGGGCTACGTCGCCGGCAGCGCGAGCAACCCCGAGTCCGGCACGCCGACCCCACCGGTCCAGTCCGCCCGGCTGTCACAGATCAACAAGCCCAGCGAAACCCTGTTTATCGCGGACACCTGGTTCGAGTTCCTTGAGGGCTCGCCCTCCCAGCGCGGGCAAGGTGTCATCCGTGACTTCCCGAGCACGTTCGGCAGCCCACACGCACGGCACAGCAACCAGACCGCGATGATCGGCTGGGTCGATGGCCATGCCGCGCCGTTCCGCTTCGAGAGCATCTATGTCGCCGACCCCGGCGGCCCGTACGACACCGAGAACCTCGGCAGCTTTCTCGACGACGATAGTAAATGGGACCTCAACTAG
- a CDS encoding NUDIX domain-containing protein, whose amino-acid sequence MTFKYEYPRAALTVDIVVFALDDEDLKVMLIERDLEPFAGQWALPGGFVRVDETLDTAARRELEEETGLRDIFLEQLYSFSEIDRDPRERVITVAYFALVNLQGHNVRANTDARNAAWFSVADPPALAFDHEQVLAAALDRLRGKVRYQPIGFELLPAKFPLRDLQRLYETVLDRELDKRNFRKKILSMGILVELNEIEKDVAHRAAKLYRFDKKKYDRKTKKGFNFEV is encoded by the coding sequence ATGACTTTCAAGTACGAATACCCCCGCGCCGCCCTGACCGTCGACATCGTCGTGTTCGCGCTCGACGACGAAGATCTGAAGGTGATGCTGATCGAGCGCGACCTCGAGCCCTTCGCGGGGCAGTGGGCCCTCCCGGGGGGCTTCGTCCGCGTGGATGAGACGCTGGACACCGCGGCCCGCCGCGAGTTGGAAGAAGAGACCGGGCTGAGGGACATCTTTTTGGAGCAGCTCTACAGCTTCAGTGAGATCGACCGCGACCCGCGCGAACGGGTGATCACCGTCGCCTACTTCGCGCTCGTCAACCTGCAGGGGCACAACGTCCGGGCAAACACCGACGCGCGCAACGCCGCGTGGTTCTCGGTCGCCGACCCGCCGGCCCTCGCCTTCGACCACGAGCAGGTCCTTGCCGCAGCGCTCGACCGGCTCCGCGGCAAGGTCCGCTACCAGCCCATCGGGTTTGAACTCCTACCGGCCAAGTTCCCGCTCCGCGACCTGCAACGCCTCTACGAAACCGTCCTCGACCGCGAACTCGACAAACGCAACTTCCGCAAAAAAATCCTGAGCATGGGCATCCTCGTCGAGCTCAACGAGATCGAGAAAGACGTCGCCCACCGCGCCGCAAAACTCTACCGATTCGACAAGAAGAAGTACGACCGCAAGACGAAAAAGGGATTCAACTTCGAGGTATAG
- the nadE gene encoding NAD(+) synthase — protein sequence MKLFRVAAAAVNQTPLDWDNNAANLRAAMDDARECGASLLCLPELCITGYGCEDAFCAPSTRRMARRVLAELLPATRGIVVTLGLPVMHEGALLNACVCVVDGKVAGVVPKQHLAGDGLHYEPRWFKPWPQGAVTRVDWDGGSVPMGDLVFDLAGVRVGFEICEDAWVARRPGASLVDRAVDIILNPSASHFAFGKQAIRQRIVADASRAFGVTYLYSNLVGNEAGRAIYDGGTLIAAGGRLVAQGPRFSYQARVVTDAVVDIDATRMQRAQRTSTTPIADPGAGVVEVGFALADAPPVASSDSPAGCEYADACEEEAFTRAIALALFDYARKSRSMGYVVSLSGGADSTAVACLVRLMVDLGRAELGAEAFAQRIGLAMPGADAGSDTYQLLTTCYQGTRNSSATTRDAAQAVADAIGARHLVLDIDALNTGYIDLIESAIGRTLTWESDDIALQNIQARVRAPGVWMLANLESKILAATSNRSEAAVGYTTMDGDTCGGISPIAGIDKAFLRRWLTWLELQGPTGIGPIPAVAAVNRLVPTAELRPQDQGQTDEDDLMPYEVLDAIEHQAIGEKRSPAEALADLSARFPQYPHATMSLWVERFFALWSRNQWKRERFAPSFHVDDKNLDPKTWCRFPILSGGYRRELRELGDAGGT from the coding sequence ATGAAACTATTCCGAGTCGCCGCCGCCGCAGTGAACCAGACGCCGCTCGACTGGGACAACAACGCGGCCAACCTCCGCGCCGCGATGGACGACGCACGCGAGTGCGGCGCATCCCTATTGTGCCTGCCCGAGCTATGCATCACGGGCTATGGCTGTGAAGACGCCTTCTGCGCGCCATCGACGCGGCGCATGGCCCGGCGGGTGTTGGCCGAATTGCTCCCCGCGACGCGCGGGATTGTGGTCACACTCGGGCTCCCGGTGATGCATGAGGGCGCGCTGCTCAATGCTTGTGTCTGCGTCGTCGATGGCAAGGTCGCCGGCGTTGTCCCCAAGCAGCACCTCGCGGGCGACGGGCTCCACTATGAGCCACGCTGGTTCAAGCCCTGGCCCCAAGGCGCGGTGACACGGGTGGACTGGGACGGTGGATCGGTCCCGATGGGCGACCTGGTGTTTGACCTCGCCGGGGTCCGGGTGGGTTTTGAGATCTGCGAAGACGCGTGGGTCGCGCGTCGGCCCGGCGCGTCGCTCGTCGACCGCGCTGTCGACATCATCCTCAACCCCAGCGCCAGCCACTTCGCCTTCGGCAAGCAGGCGATCCGCCAGCGCATCGTCGCCGACGCATCCCGGGCCTTCGGCGTCACCTACCTCTACAGCAACCTCGTCGGCAACGAAGCAGGCCGGGCGATCTACGATGGCGGGACACTCATCGCCGCCGGCGGACGACTCGTCGCGCAGGGGCCGCGGTTCAGCTATCAGGCCAGGGTCGTGACCGACGCCGTGGTCGATATCGACGCGACACGGATGCAACGCGCCCAACGCACGAGCACAACACCGATCGCTGACCCGGGCGCGGGCGTCGTCGAGGTTGGCTTTGCGTTGGCGGACGCGCCGCCTGTCGCATCAAGCGATTCCCCGGCCGGCTGCGAGTATGCCGACGCATGCGAAGAAGAAGCGTTCACCCGTGCGATCGCGCTGGCGCTCTTCGACTACGCACGCAAGTCACGTTCCATGGGCTATGTGGTTTCACTCAGCGGCGGGGCGGATTCCACCGCCGTGGCCTGCCTCGTCCGCCTGATGGTCGATCTGGGCCGCGCGGAACTCGGGGCGGAGGCATTCGCCCAGCGCATCGGCTTGGCGATGCCGGGTGCCGATGCGGGGAGCGACACCTACCAGCTGTTGACGACCTGTTACCAGGGCACGCGCAACAGCTCGGCCACAACTCGGGACGCCGCACAGGCCGTCGCCGACGCCATCGGCGCACGCCACCTCGTGCTCGACATCGACGCGCTGAACACCGGCTACATCGACCTGATCGAATCCGCCATCGGGCGCACGCTCACTTGGGAGTCCGACGACATCGCGCTGCAAAACATCCAGGCCCGCGTCCGTGCGCCCGGCGTCTGGATGCTCGCGAACCTCGAGAGCAAAATCCTCGCCGCGACCAGCAACCGTTCCGAGGCGGCCGTCGGCTACACCACGATGGACGGCGACACCTGCGGCGGCATCAGCCCGATCGCCGGCATCGACAAAGCGTTCCTCCGCCGCTGGCTCACCTGGCTGGAGCTGCAAGGCCCCACAGGCATCGGCCCGATCCCCGCCGTCGCCGCAGTGAACCGGCTTGTGCCGACCGCCGAGCTTCGGCCCCAGGACCAGGGCCAGACCGACGAGGACGACCTGATGCCCTACGAAGTCCTCGACGCGATCGAGCATCAGGCGATCGGCGAGAAACGCTCACCCGCCGAGGCACTCGCCGACCTGTCCGCACGCTTCCCGCAGTATCCACACGCGACGATGTCTCTTTGGGTCGAACGGTTCTTCGCCCTCTGGTCCCGCAACCAATGGAAGCGCGAGCGGTTCGCGCCCAGCTTCCACGTCGACGACAAGAATCTGGACCCCAAAACCTGGTGCCGATTCCCGATCCTCTCGGGCGGGTACCGTCGGGAACTGCGGGAGCTTGGCGATGCGGGCGGCACCTGA
- a CDS encoding tetratricopeptide repeat protein — translation MLLPYLGLTSWNPGQRNTRAFAGGVVVTAAILLGAPGCGGGSSSSDSFEQGVKLQEEGKWGEAIAAYDAVLAKDAEHAGALFNRGVSRLESDDAQGAAKDFAAVLAIAPDDLDARLWRGSARLASGDTAEAVKDFDAVIEASPLAPEAYALRAQAHIDTDAFDNALADCDAAVRLNPDEADYYELRAAVFDAMDEPEAAEVERSLAAVTRQILADPEDASARALRGTAFLVLDEPELALPDLAFAIERLPANADLRLTRGQCYASLNLPAEALEDLSAVIAMDDADPATVGQARLSRAAVYESRGAYADAIAEYELLREIDGMTGISATVRLARLRAGCPEVALRRPSEAVALATHALERFDAAVALAADAEGEHAPETGDEPSDAGANPEDRWFYLDTLAAAHYADGQQGEAIRYQGQAVEASPEELRPVIVDRHEAYQESANLLDQR, via the coding sequence ATGCTGCTTCCCTATCTCGGCCTTACATCCTGGAACCCCGGCCAACGCAACACACGGGCCTTCGCGGGCGGCGTCGTCGTGACGGCCGCGATCTTGCTGGGTGCCCCCGGATGCGGCGGCGGCTCGTCGTCGAGTGATTCATTCGAGCAAGGCGTCAAGCTCCAGGAGGAAGGGAAATGGGGCGAAGCGATCGCGGCATACGACGCGGTGCTGGCCAAAGACGCCGAGCACGCCGGGGCGTTGTTTAACCGCGGCGTGTCGAGACTGGAAAGCGACGATGCCCAAGGCGCTGCCAAGGATTTCGCGGCCGTGCTCGCGATCGCGCCCGACGACCTCGACGCCCGGCTCTGGCGCGGCTCGGCGCGGCTCGCGTCGGGCGATACCGCCGAGGCGGTCAAGGACTTCGACGCCGTGATCGAGGCCTCGCCGCTCGCCCCCGAGGCCTACGCGTTGCGCGCCCAGGCGCACATCGATACCGATGCGTTCGACAATGCCCTCGCCGATTGCGACGCGGCCGTCCGGCTTAATCCCGACGAGGCCGACTATTATGAATTGCGTGCCGCGGTGTTCGACGCGATGGACGAGCCCGAGGCCGCCGAGGTCGAGCGCTCCCTCGCCGCCGTCACCCGGCAGATCCTCGCGGACCCCGAGGATGCCAGCGCCCGCGCGCTGCGGGGCACGGCCTTCCTCGTCCTCGACGAGCCCGAGCTCGCGCTGCCGGACCTCGCGTTCGCCATCGAGAGGCTGCCGGCCAACGCCGATCTGCGCCTGACCCGCGGGCAGTGCTACGCGTCGCTGAACCTGCCGGCCGAGGCGCTCGAAGACCTCTCCGCCGTCATCGCGATGGACGACGCCGACCCCGCGACCGTCGGTCAGGCCCGGCTGAGCCGCGCTGCCGTCTACGAGTCGCGCGGCGCGTATGCCGACGCGATCGCCGAATACGAGTTGCTGCGTGAGATCGATGGCATGACCGGCATCAGCGCGACGGTCCGGCTCGCCCGGCTGCGGGCCGGCTGCCCCGAGGTCGCGCTACGCCGACCGAGCGAGGCGGTGGCGCTGGCAACCCACGCGCTCGAGCGATTTGATGCCGCCGTGGCACTCGCCGCCGATGCCGAGGGGGAGCACGCACCGGAGACCGGCGACGAACCGTCCGATGCCGGAGCCAACCCCGAAGATCGCTGGTTCTATCTGGACACACTCGCCGCAGCGCATTACGCGGATGGGCAACAGGGTGAGGCGATCCGCTATCAGGGGCAAGCGGTAGAAGCTTCACCCGAAGAACTGCGGCCCGTCATCGTTGATCGGCATGAGGCCTACCAAGAGAGTGCGAACTTGTTAGACCAGCGCTGA
- a CDS encoding ADP-ribosylglycohydrolase family protein yields MTTFNLTEPARLNFAMLSLEGLCVGDCFGQRFFIPGSDRLLPRRQSPPGPWSYTDDTAMAVSVVRVLREHGEIEQDRLAGLFADEYGRHPHRGYGAGAHGLLQAVHHGARWQDAAPAMFSGTGSMGNGGAMRVAPVGAYFSDDLDRVAEQAALSAEVTHAHPEGQAGAVAVAVAAALAMRVNRGNVPNDTALLFDCVLEHTPDGPMRTRLKQATVLPASMQLDRVAGTLGNGSGIIAMDTVPFTLWCAFHYLDNYREALWTCVRAGGDVDTTCAIVGGIVALATGRGGIPQVWRDASEPLPIGNGEDEEQ; encoded by the coding sequence ATGACAACATTCAATCTCACAGAACCCGCTCGCCTGAATTTTGCGATGCTCTCGCTGGAGGGGCTCTGTGTCGGCGACTGCTTCGGTCAGCGTTTCTTCATCCCAGGCTCGGATCGGCTGCTTCCGAGGCGGCAGTCGCCGCCTGGGCCGTGGAGCTATACGGACGACACGGCGATGGCGGTCTCGGTCGTGCGTGTGCTCCGCGAGCATGGCGAGATCGAGCAGGACCGGCTCGCGGGCTTGTTTGCGGACGAATACGGCCGACACCCGCACCGCGGCTACGGCGCAGGCGCGCACGGCCTGCTGCAGGCGGTGCATCACGGCGCTCGATGGCAGGACGCGGCCCCGGCGATGTTCAGCGGGACGGGCTCGATGGGCAACGGCGGGGCGATGCGCGTCGCGCCGGTGGGGGCGTACTTCTCGGATGATCTGGACCGTGTCGCGGAGCAGGCCGCGCTCAGCGCCGAGGTGACCCACGCGCACCCCGAGGGGCAGGCCGGCGCGGTGGCGGTCGCCGTTGCCGCGGCGCTGGCCATGCGTGTGAACCGGGGCAACGTCCCAAACGACACGGCGTTGCTCTTCGACTGTGTCCTCGAACACACCCCCGACGGCCCGATGCGTACCCGGCTCAAGCAGGCAACGGTCCTGCCCGCGAGCATGCAGTTGGACCGAGTCGCCGGCACCCTGGGCAACGGCTCGGGGATTATCGCGATGGACACCGTGCCCTTTACACTGTGGTGCGCGTTCCACTACCTGGACAACTACCGCGAAGCCCTGTGGACTTGTGTGCGGGCGGGGGGTGATGTCGATACCACCTGTGCGATTGTCGGCGGCATCGTTGCCTTGGCCACCGGCCGCGGCGGCATCCCTCAGGTTTGGCGCGACGCATCGGAGCCGTTGCCTATCGGGAATGGGGAGGATGAGGAGCAGTAA
- a CDS encoding nicotinate phosphoribosyltransferase → MTPLQNLYRPSLALLTDLYQLTMAYGYWKIGRAEADAVFHLFFRKPPFGGGYAVSAGLAHAVDLVQDFRFHDADLGYLATLVGNDGKPMFEPGFLTYLGGLELTCDIDAAPEGTVVFANEPLVRVRGPILQGQLLETALLNLINFQTLVATKAARVCEAAGDDSVLEFGLRRAQGIDGGLCASRAAYIGGCTATSNVLAGKLYGIPVKGTHAHSWVMSFDDELESFEAYAEAMPNNCVFLVDTYDTLEGVRKAITVGQSLRERGHEMVGIRLDSGDLAYLSIEARKLLDEAGFPEAVVVASNDLDEHLIRDLKQQGAAIAVWGVGTKLATCYDQPALGGVYKLGAIRVDGGWQYRIKLSEQTIKTSIPGMLQVRRFETADGLIADMIYDELKGPGDAGGMVDPVDPTRRKTIPETAASRDLLVPVTRGGRVVYVEENIETIRQRAQTRTQAGPSGHSAVREPTPLPRRARAGATRCASS, encoded by the coding sequence ATGACACCACTCCAGAATCTCTACCGCCCTTCACTGGCGCTACTCACCGACCTATACCAGCTTACGATGGCCTACGGCTATTGGAAGATAGGCCGGGCCGAGGCGGACGCGGTGTTCCACCTGTTTTTTCGGAAGCCACCCTTTGGGGGCGGCTACGCGGTGTCGGCGGGGCTGGCCCATGCGGTGGACCTGGTCCAAGACTTCCGATTCCATGATGCGGACTTGGGCTACCTCGCCACGCTTGTCGGCAACGATGGCAAGCCGATGTTCGAGCCGGGGTTCCTGACTTATCTCGGCGGCCTCGAGCTGACTTGCGACATCGACGCGGCCCCAGAGGGGACGGTCGTCTTCGCCAACGAACCCCTGGTTCGGGTGCGCGGGCCGATCCTGCAAGGCCAACTTTTGGAAACCGCGCTCTTGAATCTAATCAACTTCCAGACGCTGGTCGCGACGAAGGCGGCGAGGGTTTGCGAGGCGGCCGGCGACGACAGCGTGCTGGAGTTTGGGCTGCGCCGAGCGCAGGGGATCGACGGCGGGCTCTGTGCGAGCAGGGCCGCCTACATCGGCGGATGCACGGCGACGTCCAACGTCCTCGCCGGCAAGCTCTACGGCATCCCGGTCAAGGGGACCCACGCACACAGCTGGGTGATGTCCTTCGATGACGAACTCGAGTCATTCGAGGCCTATGCCGAGGCGATGCCGAACAACTGTGTCTTCCTCGTCGATACCTACGACACGCTGGAGGGTGTCCGCAAGGCGATCACCGTGGGGCAAAGTCTCCGAGAACGAGGGCACGAGATGGTGGGCATCCGCCTGGACTCGGGCGACCTCGCGTACCTGAGTATCGAGGCGCGGAAGCTGCTGGACGAGGCGGGTTTCCCGGAGGCCGTCGTGGTGGCATCGAACGACCTCGACGAGCACCTCATCCGCGACCTCAAGCAGCAGGGCGCCGCGATCGCGGTCTGGGGCGTGGGCACCAAGCTGGCGACCTGTTACGACCAGCCGGCGCTGGGCGGGGTCTACAAACTCGGTGCGATCCGGGTCGATGGCGGCTGGCAGTACCGCATCAAGCTCTCTGAGCAGACGATCAAGACCAGCATCCCCGGCATGTTGCAGGTCCGCCGATTCGAGACCGCCGACGGGCTCATCGCAGACATGATCTACGACGAGCTGAAAGGCCCGGGCGATGCAGGCGGCATGGTCGATCCGGTGGACCCGACCCGCCGAAAGACGATCCCCGAGACTGCAGCTTCAAGAGACCTGCTGGTGCCCGTCACGCGTGGCGGTAGGGTGGTCTACGTGGAAGAAAACATCGAGACGATTCGGCAACGCGCCCAAACGAGAACTCAAGCAGGTCCATCGGGGCACTCGGCGGTTCGTGAACCCACACCGCTACCCCGTCGGGCTCGAGCCGGGGCTACACGCTGCGCCAGCAGCTGA
- a CDS encoding NUDIX hydrolase, translating to MPTAGQEIVVHDGRFVRLARRGAWEYATRPNATGVVAIVAQHDDGRLVLVEQARPPIGARVIELPAGLAGDDGSAESMLAAAQRELAEETGYVAASWTRLGDALSSPGLTDERITFFHATRLSRDAGTGGGVDGEEIVVHEVPIDEVPDRLVAWRDRGMAIDMKLLAGLYAEVVLNNREA from the coding sequence ATGCCAACCGCAGGACAAGAGATCGTGGTCCATGACGGCCGGTTTGTCCGGCTCGCACGCCGGGGGGCCTGGGAGTACGCGACCCGGCCCAACGCAACAGGCGTCGTCGCAATCGTCGCGCAGCACGACGACGGCCGACTCGTCCTCGTCGAGCAGGCGCGGCCGCCCATCGGGGCCCGTGTGATCGAATTGCCCGCGGGCTTGGCCGGGGACGATGGTTCGGCGGAGTCGATGCTCGCCGCCGCCCAACGCGAGTTGGCTGAGGAGACCGGCTACGTTGCGGCGTCATGGACCCGGCTCGGCGACGCGCTCTCGTCGCCCGGCCTGACCGACGAGCGGATCACCTTCTTCCACGCGACCCGGCTTTCACGCGACGCGGGGACCGGCGGCGGTGTTGATGGTGAAGAGATCGTCGTCCATGAAGTGCCCATTGACGAAGTCCCCGATCGCCTGGTCGCCTGGCGCGACCGGGGCATGGCCATCGACATGAAACTACTCGCCGGGCTGTACGCCGAGGTGGTGCTGAACAACAGAGAAGCGTGA